The following proteins are encoded in a genomic region of Enterocloster clostridioformis:
- a CDS encoding tyrosine-type recombinase/integrase → MIIDLSLQQYVDWEVKPVIPIKGKFGYRVVLKYIDGTERTQQKSGFKTDKEANAARDNTIGKLHAGTYIVYENVKVSDFLEFWIKEDICKRVRSEETYAAYSNIVYNHIIPILGNKKMSAVNRGDVQKLYNDRAEYSVSVSRLVKTVMNVSMNYAVEKKIIAENPAVGINLPKKVKKKEYHARSIDTQKTLTMDQILILLEASRDTPIHMQILFNVLMGLRRREINGVKYSDIDYINRTLKLRRQLGKKINTKKEDFPPKTFTKQELGLKTPSSYRDIPIPDYVFEAILQQREVYERNKSRRRSQFQDSGYVCCSNYGKPRSKDFHWKYYKKLLADNNLPDIKWHHLRSTFCTLLLKNNFNPKAVSKLMGHATELITLDVYGDNREIIADCVDEIQPFIDEVLPIKEVDKQLEEELLEIEVPAEDYV, encoded by the coding sequence ATGATAATTGATTTGAGCCTTCAGCAGTATGTGGATTGGGAAGTAAAGCCAGTGATTCCTATAAAGGGAAAATTCGGATACCGTGTTGTTTTAAAATACATAGATGGTACTGAAAGAACTCAGCAAAAGTCGGGATTTAAGACAGATAAAGAGGCTAATGCTGCCAGGGATAACACAATAGGTAAATTACATGCTGGAACTTATATTGTATATGAGAATGTTAAAGTAAGTGACTTTTTAGAGTTCTGGATAAAGGAGGATATATGCAAGAGGGTAAGAAGCGAAGAAACTTATGCTGCTTATTCCAATATTGTGTATAACCACATTATTCCAATCCTTGGAAATAAAAAGATGTCAGCCGTTAACCGTGGAGATGTTCAAAAGCTGTATAACGACCGGGCAGAATATTCTGTATCAGTCTCAAGGCTGGTTAAAACGGTGATGAATGTCTCTATGAATTATGCTGTAGAGAAAAAAATCATTGCGGAGAATCCGGCAGTTGGTATCAATCTTCCTAAAAAGGTAAAGAAGAAGGAATACCATGCCCGCAGTATTGACACACAGAAAACCCTGACAATGGATCAGATTCTGATTCTATTGGAGGCCAGCAGGGACACGCCGATACATATGCAGATCCTGTTTAATGTATTAATGGGACTTCGCAGAAGGGAAATCAACGGCGTGAAATATTCGGATATTGACTATATTAACCGAACACTAAAGCTTCGCCGGCAGTTGGGGAAGAAAATCAACACAAAAAAAGAAGACTTTCCACCTAAAACCTTTACGAAACAGGAACTTGGATTGAAGACCCCATCGAGCTATCGTGATATTCCGATACCAGATTATGTGTTTGAGGCGATTCTGCAACAGAGGGAGGTGTATGAGAGAAATAAGAGTCGCAGGAGAAGCCAGTTTCAGGATTCAGGATATGTTTGCTGCTCTAACTACGGGAAACCGCGAAGCAAGGATTTCCATTGGAAATATTATAAAAAACTGTTAGCGGATAACAACCTGCCGGATATAAAGTGGCATCATTTACGCAGTACCTTCTGCACACTGCTTTTGAAAAATAATTTTAATCCCAAAGCGGTATCCAAATTAATGGGACATGCAACGGAGCTAATCACCTTAGATGTATATGGTGATAACCGGGAAATTATTGCTGACTGTGTAGATGAAATCCAGCCGTTCATAGATGAGGTGCTTCCGATAAAGGAGGTAGACAAGCAGCTTGAGGAAGAACTGTTGGAAATCGAAGTTCCGGCAGAAGATTATGTTTAA
- a CDS encoding MATE family efflux transporter has product MPSVIQQSIPAVSTTFLTALVSTYSITEIAAYGITGKLVTILFYPAMALNMVLTAIIGQCIGGQRVDRAKDYLKCALKYGCLLLLILSIVIVTFSRQLSGLFVNSPDVAAIVGVYFSIVGIGYVLNTVTNSFLGVLNGFGKPAKSMLLMIFYYIVVRMPLAYLLSFLGFGLNGIWGAVLISHICAVAASAIVSILRLKHQNNSNIFYRRVSFVST; this is encoded by the coding sequence ATACCGTCCGTCATTCAACAAAGCATTCCGGCGGTAAGCACAACATTTTTAACCGCGTTAGTAAGTACATACAGCATTACTGAGATTGCGGCATATGGCATTACCGGAAAACTGGTAACTATACTTTTCTATCCGGCTATGGCGTTGAATATGGTCTTAACTGCAATTATAGGTCAGTGTATCGGTGGACAACGGGTTGATCGCGCAAAAGATTATTTAAAGTGCGCTTTGAAATATGGGTGTTTACTGCTCTTAATTCTCTCTATTGTCATAGTAACATTTTCAAGACAGCTTTCCGGCCTTTTTGTAAATAGCCCTGATGTTGCAGCTATTGTCGGTGTGTACTTTTCCATTGTGGGTATCGGCTATGTTCTAAATACAGTAACAAATAGCTTTCTTGGAGTATTGAACGGTTTTGGTAAGCCTGCAAAAAGTATGTTGTTAATGATTTTTTACTATATTGTCGTCCGTATGCCTTTAGCTTATCTTCTTTCATTTTTAGGATTTGGGCTAAACGGAATATGGGGTGCCGTACTTATCAGCCATATTTGTGCGGTAGCAGCTTCCGCTATTGTATCGATATTACGTTTAAAACACCAAAATAATTCAAACATATTTTACCGCCGTGTTTCTTTTGTATCGACATAA
- a CDS encoding nucleotidyl transferase AbiEii/AbiGii toxin family protein gives MLTKENFDESHIRMLQKQSKKDPALLERAVFAFGLLEAIRQVEMPFVFKGGTCLLLLLKHPMRLSTDIDIIVAPDTDVDTYISKASTIFPFKQCEEQVRIGRNSIEKRHFKFTYQSPITGKDIYILLDILFAENPYARVVDCEIKNDLLLTEPEFLLVKTPDINCILGDKLTAFAPHTTGIPLNVKKDMEVMKQMYDVGTLLDEFTDFELVYDTYFKVAAEEISYRGNDIAVGDAIKDTYMSAACIASRGALFSEEYPLYVQGIRDLRGHIYAENYSPETAVGRAAKVMYMAACLLKRQPYKKIENPMEFSTQKFCTADMTKLKYLRKVNLEAYGYAIKAEHLMNSQS, from the coding sequence ATGCTCACTAAAGAAAACTTTGATGAATCACATATCCGGATGTTACAGAAACAAAGCAAAAAAGATCCTGCGCTTTTAGAAAGGGCAGTATTTGCATTTGGCTTGTTAGAGGCGATCAGGCAGGTAGAAATGCCGTTTGTTTTCAAAGGAGGCACCTGCCTGCTCCTTTTGTTAAAGCATCCTATGAGATTATCTACGGATATAGATATTATTGTTGCACCAGATACTGATGTGGACACATATATTTCTAAAGCATCAACAATATTTCCGTTTAAGCAATGTGAGGAACAGGTACGCATTGGCAGAAACAGCATTGAAAAGAGGCATTTTAAATTTACTTACCAGTCTCCGATTACCGGAAAAGATATTTATATTCTATTAGATATTTTATTTGCAGAAAATCCTTATGCCAGAGTGGTGGACTGTGAAATAAAAAATGATTTATTATTAACCGAGCCAGAATTCCTGTTGGTAAAAACACCAGATATCAACTGTATTCTTGGTGACAAACTGACAGCATTCGCACCACATACAACAGGGATTCCATTAAATGTTAAAAAAGATATGGAAGTGATGAAGCAGATGTACGATGTCGGAACATTGCTAGACGAATTTACAGATTTTGAGCTGGTGTATGATACATATTTTAAAGTGGCAGCGGAAGAAATTTCTTATCGGGGGAATGACATAGCAGTAGGGGATGCAATTAAGGATACCTATATGTCGGCAGCCTGTATTGCATCTCGTGGTGCTCTTTTCTCAGAAGAGTATCCTTTATATGTACAGGGGATACGTGATTTGCGGGGACATATTTATGCAGAGAATTATTCTCCGGAAACGGCCGTGGGACGAGCTGCCAAAGTCATGTATATGGCTGCATGCCTGTTGAAGAGACAGCCCTATAAGAAAATTGAGAATCCTATGGAATTCTCCACCCAAAAGTTTTGTACTGCAGATATGACAAAATTAAAATATTTGCGTAAAGTCAATTTAGAAGCATATGGGTATGCAATTAAGGCAGAACATTTGATGAATTCTCAATCATAA
- a CDS encoding MarR family transcriptional regulator: MSDYQLQIKQIVGYPRCRIYRQFIQSLINDRSIRTGGNSGLFYFTVLCSYANFRTSYRRIDGIGYTIYPGEWICTVKEMSVWFRTHFQRQAIDILEELQRRHLISYLILDRGKVIKYKIRGWKNHNTVLDYNCPCQKDTGFFFMPVITATELVSAGRCSEMDIILDLWLSTIYNDEQVQGSEIGPVVYLRNDTSSPLVNYSELAVRWGISKATVGRILKKFAGMEYISLMTFPGRTGSVIYLKNYLSTMFQISDVLIDKEEVAMVLNIKISLPDEGETVKNTAVMESEICVSNELSSVSKSHMEIIIEKMVQILDAQGISCFRCTKSIYKLYPLSDACREEYLSHIPEAVVRLGMTMSCGEGKPVYTFELTLFPTEKDREGGNMA; this comes from the coding sequence ATGTCAGATTATCAATTACAAATTAAGCAGATTGTGGGCTATCCACGTTGCCGGATATACAGGCAGTTTATACAGTCCTTAATCAATGACCGGAGCATTCGCACAGGCGGAAACTCCGGTCTCTTTTATTTTACGGTTCTTTGCAGCTATGCAAACTTTCGTACCTCTTATCGGCGTATCGACGGGATCGGTTATACAATCTATCCTGGTGAATGGATCTGTACCGTCAAAGAGATGTCCGTCTGGTTTCGGACACATTTCCAACGGCAGGCCATTGACATCCTGGAGGAGCTTCAAAGACGCCATCTGATTTCTTACCTTATCCTTGATCGAGGAAAGGTTATTAAATATAAGATCCGTGGCTGGAAGAATCATAATACGGTTCTGGACTATAACTGTCCCTGCCAGAAGGATACCGGATTTTTTTTCATGCCGGTGATTACCGCCACGGAACTTGTCAGTGCCGGGCGTTGCTCGGAAATGGATATTATTCTGGACTTGTGGCTATCCACCATTTACAACGATGAACAGGTGCAGGGTTCCGAAATCGGTCCCGTGGTCTATCTGCGTAATGACACCAGCTCTCCGTTGGTAAACTACAGTGAACTGGCCGTTCGATGGGGGATCTCCAAGGCTACAGTTGGAAGAATTTTAAAAAAGTTTGCTGGAATGGAATACATATCTCTTATGACCTTTCCTGGTCGGACCGGCAGCGTGATCTATCTGAAAAACTACCTGTCCACCATGTTTCAAATATCGGATGTTCTGATTGATAAAGAGGAGGTTGCTATGGTTCTGAATATTAAAATCTCTCTGCCTGATGAAGGTGAGACTGTTAAAAATACGGCTGTTATGGAGAGTGAAATCTGTGTTTCAAATGAGCTTTCCAGCGTTTCAAAATCCCATATGGAGATTATCATTGAAAAAATGGTGCAAATCCTTGATGCACAGGGCATTTCCTGTTTCCGGTGCACGAAATCCATATATAAGTTATATCCTTTATCAGACGCCTGCAGGGAAGAGTATTTATCTCATATCCCGGAGGCTGTTGTACGGCTCGGAATGACCATGTCCTGTGGGGAAGGCAAGCCCGTCTACACCTTTGAGCTGACGCTTTTCCCCACCGAAAAAGACAGGGAAGGGGGAAACATGGCATGA
- the tenA gene encoding thiaminase II, giving the protein MKITERLLSATKDIWASYNAHPFVRGIQDGTLDREKFKYYIIQDYLYLEEYAKVFALGIAKAKSPEVIQLFSKYVTLLTEGEMDIHRGYMGRFSISWEELKATPRALDNLSYTSYMLRVAYEEGEAEILAAILSCAYSYEVIAKKIVENRPAALEHPFYGDWVKGYADPHYSETNVLLLETTDRLTCSYTEDQIKHLTDIFVACSRYELAFWEMAWNMSK; this is encoded by the coding sequence ATGAAGATAACAGAGCGGCTTTTGTCCGCAACAAAGGATATTTGGGCGTCTTATAATGCGCATCCTTTTGTGAGGGGGATCCAGGACGGCACGTTAGACCGGGAGAAATTCAAGTATTACATCATACAGGACTATCTCTATCTGGAGGAGTATGCTAAAGTGTTTGCGTTGGGCATCGCCAAGGCCAAAAGCCCTGAGGTAATCCAGCTGTTTTCTAAATATGTGACCTTACTGACAGAAGGGGAGATGGACATTCACCGTGGCTATATGGGCAGATTCTCGATTTCCTGGGAGGAACTTAAGGCCACACCCCGGGCGCTGGATAATCTCTCCTATACCTCCTATATGCTCCGGGTGGCATATGAAGAGGGAGAGGCCGAAATTCTGGCCGCTATCCTGTCTTGTGCCTACAGCTATGAGGTAATCGCCAAAAAAATCGTAGAGAACCGTCCGGCGGCGCTGGAGCATCCTTTCTATGGAGATTGGGTCAAGGGTTATGCTGATCCCCACTACAGTGAGACGAATGTATTGCTGCTGGAAACAACAGACCGGCTGACCTGCAGCTACACCGAGGACCAGATCAAGCACCTCACAGATATCTTCGTAGCCTGCTCCCGTTACGAGCTTGCCTTTTGGGAAATGGCATGGAACATGAGCAAATAG
- a CDS encoding helix-turn-helix domain-containing protein — protein MRRKTIDTIPVLSDAMKNILSAFSKSRSLPSGLVKRASIVLLASQGELNQNIAPQVGLHYNNVATWRSRFLAALPALRRIEMDDPKKLEDEIRAVLSDKKRPGAPSVFTPDQIMRIIDLACSNPNDFGYEVSQWSLPLLVAEIKKQGIAEQISEKSVSRFLKMR, from the coding sequence ATGCGAAGGAAAACAATTGATACTATCCCGGTTTTATCTGATGCCATGAAAAACATATTATCTGCTTTTTCAAAAAGCCGCTCCCTTCCGTCAGGACTGGTCAAAAGAGCCAGCATTGTCCTGCTTGCGTCACAGGGGGAACTCAACCAGAATATTGCACCACAGGTCGGGCTTCATTATAATAATGTTGCCACCTGGCGCAGTCGGTTCCTCGCGGCGCTCCCAGCCTTGCGGAGGATTGAAATGGACGACCCGAAAAAGCTTGAAGATGAGATACGGGCAGTCCTGTCCGATAAAAAACGCCCCGGTGCCCCGTCTGTTTTTACGCCGGACCAGATCATGCGGATCATCGACCTTGCCTGCAGCAACCCAAATGATTTTGGGTACGAAGTAAGCCAGTGGAGTCTCCCGCTGTTAGTGGCAGAAATTAAAAAGCAGGGGATCGCTGAACAGATTTCTGAGAAATCTGTCAGCCGTTTTTTAAAAATGAGGTAG
- a CDS encoding site-specific integrase: MKRKPQNSAAFFENNSWYHRTKILQDDGSIKYSKKGGFATSEEADKSYRRHEDEFKKAYRAYHLAHQINTEVTLKDYLIYWFEEIFSQRIETTTRMVGAYAVYDLILPNIEYDIKVRFTNVEYLDALLERVAKVSASAGNKGREILNMAMKEAVIGGYIKTNPVIGTKPYKRQKPKITILSKEKIKVLLKASSENNWYLEILLGLFCGLRKGEILGLKFSDLDMEKRTVTIRRQIASDPLIKKGSGSKIDNYGLIERDPKTPNSFRVLRVPAIIIEELEKRKRLVEFNKVVYAGQYDDKDYISCQKNGKLHSLSALNSALTGICSKNGLPHITVHGLRHMYATILIEMGVPLIKISALLGHGSVHTTFEYYCDVMDENENILAFMNQAFVPVERRAV; this comes from the coding sequence TTGAAAAGAAAACCACAGAATAGTGCAGCTTTTTTTGAAAATAATTCATGGTATCACCGTACCAAGATACTTCAGGACGATGGTTCGATAAAGTACAGCAAAAAGGGCGGGTTTGCTACCAGTGAAGAGGCTGATAAGAGCTATAGGCGACACGAAGATGAGTTTAAAAAGGCGTATCGGGCCTATCATCTGGCACATCAAATCAATACAGAAGTCACGCTTAAGGATTATTTGATTTATTGGTTTGAGGAGATATTCTCTCAAAGAATTGAAACAACAACCAGAATGGTAGGCGCGTATGCGGTTTATGACTTAATCCTGCCGAATATTGAGTACGACATCAAGGTCCGGTTCACCAATGTAGAATATCTTGATGCATTATTGGAGCGGGTAGCGAAGGTCAGTGCCTCTGCAGGAAATAAAGGGCGGGAGATTCTAAATATGGCAATGAAAGAGGCAGTAATCGGTGGGTATATTAAAACCAATCCGGTTATTGGCACAAAGCCGTATAAGAGACAAAAGCCAAAGATAACAATTCTGAGTAAAGAAAAAATCAAGGTCCTGCTGAAAGCGTCTTCCGAAAATAACTGGTATTTGGAAATATTGTTAGGCCTATTCTGTGGCTTACGAAAAGGCGAGATTCTTGGACTTAAATTCAGTGATTTGGATATGGAGAAGAGGACCGTAACTATCAGAAGGCAGATTGCTTCAGATCCACTTATTAAAAAAGGGAGTGGAAGTAAAATAGACAATTACGGACTGATAGAACGTGATCCCAAAACACCAAACAGTTTCCGAGTTTTGCGGGTTCCAGCCATAATCATAGAGGAACTGGAAAAACGGAAACGACTTGTGGAGTTCAATAAGGTAGTTTATGCTGGTCAATATGATGACAAGGATTATATCAGTTGTCAGAAAAATGGAAAACTACATAGTTTGTCAGCTTTAAATAGCGCTTTAACTGGAATTTGTAGCAAGAATGGCCTTCCGCATATCACGGTACATGGATTAAGGCATATGTATGCAACGATTTTGATTGAGATGGGGGTTCCACTGATTAAGATATCTGCATTACTTGGGCACGGCTCTGTCCACACAACGTTTGAATATTATTGTGACGTGATGGATGAAAACGAGAATATTCTGGCATTTATGAATCAAGCGTTTGTTCCGGTGGAAAGGAGGGCAGTATGA
- a CDS encoding transposase, giving the protein MCQPFFKNEVDLHPHKIRYWLHSSEKTEAPESFARKVNEICGLYQSAQEQSREGAHIVSTDEMTGVQALEHKYPDKLPLPGQCAKMEFEYIRHGTTSLIGFFDVATGRMEMPYLNSTRTEEDFVEAVKALVGTDPQAPWTFICDGLNTHKSEALVRFVAEACALGVELGKKGKTGILKSMESRADFLHDPSHRIRFVYTPKHSSWMNQIEIWFGIINRKLLKRKSYLSIEELEASILRFIEQYNLTAHPFKWTYAGIPLVI; this is encoded by the coding sequence ATCTGTCAGCCGTTTTTTAAAAATGAGGTAGATTTACATCCCCACAAAATCCGTTACTGGCTTCATTCTTCGGAAAAGACGGAAGCCCCGGAATCTTTTGCGCGGAAAGTAAACGAAATCTGCGGCCTGTACCAGAGTGCCCAGGAACAAAGCCGGGAAGGTGCACACATTGTTTCCACGGATGAAATGACCGGGGTACAAGCGCTGGAACATAAATATCCTGACAAGCTCCCATTACCCGGCCAGTGCGCCAAAATGGAGTTTGAGTATATCCGCCATGGCACGACCAGCCTCATCGGGTTCTTTGATGTTGCAACGGGCCGTATGGAAATGCCGTATTTAAACTCCACACGCACAGAAGAGGATTTTGTGGAAGCCGTGAAAGCATTGGTAGGGACAGACCCGCAAGCCCCATGGACATTTATATGCGATGGCCTAAACACCCATAAATCGGAAGCCCTTGTCCGCTTTGTGGCAGAAGCCTGTGCCCTTGGCGTGGAACTGGGCAAAAAAGGGAAAACAGGGATCCTTAAAAGTATGGAAAGCCGAGCGGATTTCCTGCATGACCCTTCCCACCGGATCCGCTTTGTCTATACTCCGAAACACAGTTCCTGGATGAACCAGATTGAGATATGGTTTGGCATCATTAACCGGAAGCTGCTGAAGCGGAAAAGCTACCTATCAATAGAAGAACTGGAAGCAAGCATCCTGCGCTTTATTGAACAATACAATCTTACAGCACACCCATTTAAGTGGACATATGCCGGGATACCATTAGTAATTTAA
- a CDS encoding helix-turn-helix domain-containing protein — MTAIEVLQKDKKVYNAEEIQEILGIGRSKTYTFLDEAYRNQKPFRVLKVGKLFRVPKQSFDDWLDGIS, encoded by the coding sequence GTGACAGCGATAGAAGTTTTACAGAAAGATAAAAAAGTATATAACGCAGAGGAAATCCAGGAGATTTTAGGGATTGGGAGGAGCAAAACATATACCTTTTTGGACGAGGCGTATCGGAATCAAAAGCCGTTCCGGGTCCTTAAAGTTGGAAAGCTTTTCAGGGTTCCCAAACAATCTTTTGATGACTGGCTAGACGGAATTAGTTAA
- a CDS encoding DUF6577 family protein, with protein sequence MINESGISLLKDKEPFGRQELFQVLEEQYKGLSPASYKLKMQRLLELGQIARAGRNLYCIPDNQMPIYYYGYSEFATEIQKIIYEKHPFLEYRIFELVQMNEFLNHQIAHNTVFVFVEADLGDFVFETLKEKFPGKILLNPSVKEYHLYWQDDFVIIGKLLTEAPKGKKAVWHTCLEKMLVDMTAEKVIKTTFSEGEYPDVLEQAFQKYIIDESQMFRYAKRRHVKDDILKIIQSQTTIKLRTEK encoded by the coding sequence ATGATCAATGAAAGCGGTATATCTTTATTAAAGGATAAGGAACCCTTTGGCAGGCAGGAGCTTTTCCAGGTTTTAGAAGAACAGTATAAAGGACTGAGCCCGGCGTCTTATAAATTGAAAATGCAGCGCTTGTTGGAATTAGGGCAAATTGCGAGAGCCGGAAGGAATCTGTATTGTATTCCGGATAATCAGATGCCAATATATTATTATGGGTATTCAGAGTTTGCAACAGAGATACAAAAAATAATCTATGAAAAACACCCTTTTTTAGAATATCGGATTTTTGAGCTGGTACAGATGAATGAATTTTTAAATCATCAGATTGCTCATAATACGGTCTTTGTGTTTGTTGAGGCAGATTTGGGTGATTTTGTTTTTGAAACATTGAAAGAAAAGTTCCCGGGAAAGATTTTATTAAATCCTTCTGTAAAGGAGTATCACTTATATTGGCAGGATGATTTTGTCATTATAGGTAAGCTGCTGACAGAAGCACCAAAAGGAAAGAAAGCAGTATGGCATACTTGCCTTGAAAAAATGCTCGTTGATATGACTGCAGAGAAAGTGATAAAGACAACCTTCAGTGAGGGAGAATATCCAGATGTACTGGAGCAGGCGTTTCAAAAGTATATTATTGATGAAAGCCAGATGTTCCGTTATGCAAAGCGACGACATGTAAAAGATGATATTTTAAAAATTATTCAGAGCCAGACAACAATAAAACTCAGAACGGAGAAATAA